A genomic segment from Bradyrhizobium sp. ISRA430 encodes:
- a CDS encoding LysR substrate-binding domain-containing protein: MFVPRRSLPPMNAVRAFEAAARLGSFKEAAVELSVTHGAVSQQVRLLEEWLGAPALFRRSVRRVVLTPAGAALLSEFGPALDRISAAVQQHRKRRGEPPAAVLRVNALATFSLRWLLPRMSRFRAEHPDIEVRLTTSNDPLDALPESFDVVIRGGPDSFHGFASRFLLSERRLPVCSPSLLEQLPLADVPDLARHTLLHVSSMPRLWRDWLTDAGQPSLEPAASLTFDHFYLTIQAALDGLGVAMGPTALIADDLAAGRLVTPFPRISLPARSYFAYFPEGRDDDPHRAVFCDWLEQQGRRTG; this comes from the coding sequence ATGTTCGTCCCACGTCGCAGCCTGCCGCCCATGAACGCGGTCCGTGCCTTCGAGGCCGCCGCCCGGCTCGGCAGCTTCAAGGAAGCCGCCGTCGAGCTCAGTGTGACCCATGGTGCGGTCAGCCAGCAGGTTCGTCTCCTGGAGGAATGGCTGGGCGCGCCGGCGCTGTTCCGGCGATCGGTGCGGCGGGTGGTGCTCACGCCGGCCGGCGCGGCGCTCTTGTCCGAGTTCGGTCCCGCGCTCGATCGCATTTCGGCGGCCGTGCAGCAGCATCGCAAGCGGCGCGGTGAGCCGCCGGCGGCCGTGCTGCGCGTCAATGCGCTGGCGACGTTCAGCCTGCGTTGGCTGCTTCCGCGCATGAGCCGGTTTCGTGCCGAGCATCCCGATATCGAGGTCCGCCTGACCACGTCAAACGATCCGCTGGATGCGTTGCCCGAGTCGTTCGATGTGGTGATCCGCGGTGGTCCGGACAGTTTTCACGGCTTTGCATCGCGCTTCCTGCTGTCCGAACGCAGGTTGCCGGTGTGCAGTCCGTCACTGCTCGAGCAGCTTCCGCTGGCGGATGTCCCTGATCTCGCGCGCCACACCCTGCTGCACGTCTCGTCGATGCCGCGATTATGGCGCGACTGGTTGACCGATGCAGGCCAGCCGTCGCTCGAGCCCGCGGCGTCGCTGACGTTTGATCATTTCTATCTGACGATCCAGGCTGCGCTCGACGGCCTCGGGGTTGCCATGGGACCGACGGCGCTGATTGCCGACGATCTCGCGGCCGGGCGTCTGGTGACGCCGTTTCCCAGGATCAGCCTGCCGGCGCGCAGCTACTTTGCGTATTTCCCCGAAGGGCGCGACGACGATCCGCATCGCGCCGTGTTCTGCGACTGGCTCGAGCAGCAGGGGCGCCGCACGGGCTGA
- a CDS encoding MFS transporter, whose translation MADLAAEVPGRNRAARTLAATGINHAIHDGYTDLIYVLLPVWQTEFALSYGLLAVMRGLYSGAMAGLQIPAGRIAERVDGRTILALGTALAALGYVFAGLSGGVIGLGAALLVSGAGSSTQHPLASAAVSRAYGKAARGPLGIYNFSGDVGKAAIPALTALLLVVMSWRHALLLLAMAGLLVAAGIALLMPSVGTGTTRKTAGPSRAAHAGRGGFHWLLAIGILDSAVRMGFLTFLPFLLRDKGASLPTNGLALALVFIGGAAGKFTCGWLGERVGTLRTVLLTEGGTAALIVAVLVLPLVPAIILLPLLGVMLNGTSSVLYGTVPELTPPHRTERAFALFYTGTIGSGAIAPVLYGLLGDAVGPAPATAATAATALAICPLALALASHLSDEPKGHRSGA comes from the coding sequence ATGGCTGACCTGGCAGCAGAAGTGCCTGGACGCAACCGCGCCGCCCGCACGCTCGCGGCGACGGGCATCAACCACGCCATCCACGACGGCTACACCGACCTGATCTACGTGCTGCTGCCGGTCTGGCAGACTGAGTTCGCGTTGAGCTACGGGCTGCTGGCGGTGATGCGCGGGCTCTATTCCGGCGCGATGGCTGGGCTCCAAATCCCCGCCGGCCGCATCGCCGAACGGGTCGACGGGAGGACCATTCTGGCTCTCGGCACGGCGCTGGCGGCGCTCGGCTATGTCTTCGCCGGGCTGTCCGGCGGCGTCATCGGGCTGGGTGCGGCACTCCTGGTGTCCGGAGCCGGTTCGAGCACTCAGCATCCGCTTGCCTCGGCTGCAGTGTCGCGCGCCTACGGCAAGGCGGCGCGAGGTCCGCTCGGCATCTACAATTTTAGCGGCGATGTCGGCAAAGCGGCGATCCCGGCACTCACCGCGCTGTTGCTTGTGGTGATGTCGTGGCGGCACGCGCTGTTGTTGCTGGCTATGGCAGGCCTGCTCGTCGCCGCTGGCATCGCGTTGCTGATGCCGTCGGTCGGGACCGGGACCACACGCAAGACGGCCGGCCCATCGCGGGCGGCTCACGCCGGCCGCGGCGGCTTCCATTGGCTGCTCGCGATCGGAATATTGGACAGCGCGGTCAGGATGGGCTTTCTCACGTTCCTTCCCTTCCTGCTGCGCGATAAGGGCGCATCCCTGCCGACGAACGGTCTCGCTCTCGCGCTTGTCTTCATCGGCGGCGCGGCCGGCAAATTCACGTGCGGCTGGCTCGGCGAACGCGTCGGCACGTTGCGTACCGTGCTTCTCACCGAAGGCGGAACGGCGGCGCTGATCGTGGCCGTGCTTGTGTTGCCCCTCGTGCCCGCCATCATCCTGCTGCCGCTGCTCGGCGTGATGCTCAACGGCACATCCTCCGTGCTCTACGGGACGGTCCCCGAGCTCACACCGCCGCATCGCACCGAGCGCGCCTTCGCGCTGTTCTACACGGGCACGATCGGATCGGGTGCCATCGCGCCGGTGCTCTACGGCCTGCTGGGCGACGCCGTCGGCCCGGCGCCGGCGACCGCGGCGACCGCCGCAACGGCACTTGCGATATGTCCGCTGGCACTTGCGCTGGCATCGCATCTGTCCGACGAGCCCAAGGGGCATCGTTCGGGCGCCTGA
- the rimM gene encoding ribosome maturation factor RimM (Essential for efficient processing of 16S rRNA): MPALVCVARIGAAHGVRGAVKLWTFTEDPFAVRRYGPLVTKDGKRQFEVAQAREAKDHLVATFKGVTTRDEAERLNGIELYVAREKLPATDEDEYYHTDLIGLAAVTTTGDALGRVVAIHNFGAGDIIEIAPPKGATLLLPFSNAVVPEVDLAGGRVVIALPQEIEGEER; the protein is encoded by the coding sequence ATGCCGGCGCTGGTCTGCGTCGCGCGGATCGGCGCCGCGCATGGTGTGCGCGGCGCGGTCAAATTGTGGACCTTCACCGAGGATCCCTTTGCCGTGCGGCGCTATGGTCCGCTTGTCACCAAGGACGGCAAGCGCCAGTTCGAGGTGGCGCAGGCCCGCGAGGCCAAGGATCATCTGGTCGCGACGTTCAAGGGCGTCACGACCCGCGATGAGGCCGAGCGGCTCAACGGCATCGAGCTCTACGTCGCGCGCGAAAAACTGCCCGCGACCGATGAAGACGAATATTACCACACCGACCTGATCGGGCTCGCCGCCGTCACCACGACGGGCGACGCGCTCGGCCGCGTCGTCGCGATCCATAATTTCGGTGCCGGCGACATCATCGAGATTGCGCCGCCCAAAGGCGCGACGCTGCTGCTGCCGTTTTCCAATGCGGTGGTGCCCGAGGTCGACCTTGCAGGCGGCCGCGTCGTGATCGCGCTGCCGCAGGAGATCGAGGGCGAGGAGCGCTAA